A region from the Bubalus kerabau isolate K-KA32 ecotype Philippines breed swamp buffalo chromosome 12, PCC_UOA_SB_1v2, whole genome shotgun sequence genome encodes:
- the RGCC gene encoding regulator of cell cycle RGCC, translating to MKPPAAQGSPAAAAAAAPALDSADAGDLTDALCEFDAVLADFASPFHERHFRYEEHLERMKRRSSASVSDSSGFSDSESAESLYRNSFSFSDEKLNSPTDSTPALLCPSAPARKAKLGDTKELEDFIADLDRTLASM from the exons ATGAAGCCGCCCGCCGCGCAGGGCAGCCCCGCGGCCGCCGCGGCCGCAG CCCCGGCCTTGGACTCTGCCGACGCGGGGGACCTGACGGACGCGCTGTGCGAGTTCGATGCGGTGCTGGCCGACTTCGCGTCGCCCTTCCACGAGCGCCACTTCCGCTACGAGGAGCACCTGGAGCGCATGAAGCGGCGCAGCAGCGCCAGCGTCAGCGACAGCAGCGGCTTCAGCGACTCCGAGA GTGCTGAATCGCTTTATAGgaacagcttcagcttcagtgatgAAAAACTGAATTCTCCAACAGACAGCACTCCAGCTCTGCTCTGTCCTTCTGCTCCTGCTCGGAAAG CCAAACTTGGAGATACGAAAGAGCTAGAAGACTTTATTGCTGATCTCGACAGAACCTTAGCAA GCATGTGA